A genomic stretch from Bradyrhizobium quebecense includes:
- a CDS encoding ABC transporter ATP-binding protein, with product MSGDHILTVDRLMMRFGGIVAVNELSFAAERRKITALIGPNGAGKTTVFNCITGFYRPSGGAIRLAHDDGRTIQLERLNDFRISKQAKVARTFQNIRLFPGMTALENLMVAQHNALMRASGLTLLGLLGLPSWREAEARAIELARTWLNRVGLLDRADDAAGNLPYGDQRRLEIARAMCTEPALLCLDEPAAGLNARESGGLNELLLSIRNEQGTSILLIEHDMSVVMEISDHIVVMDYGVKIAEGTPQAVRDDPKVIAAYLGADEEEAIAVMESGT from the coding sequence ATGAGCGGCGACCACATCCTCACCGTCGACCGCCTGATGATGCGCTTCGGCGGCATCGTCGCGGTCAACGAGCTCTCCTTTGCGGCCGAGCGACGCAAGATCACCGCGCTGATCGGGCCGAACGGCGCCGGCAAGACCACCGTCTTCAACTGCATCACCGGCTTCTACCGGCCGAGCGGCGGCGCGATCCGCCTCGCCCATGATGACGGCCGCACCATCCAGCTCGAGCGGCTGAACGATTTCCGCATCTCCAAGCAGGCCAAGGTGGCGCGCACCTTCCAGAACATCCGGCTGTTTCCCGGCATGACCGCGCTGGAAAACCTGATGGTCGCCCAGCACAACGCGCTGATGCGCGCCTCGGGCCTGACCCTGCTCGGCCTGCTCGGCCTGCCGTCCTGGCGCGAGGCCGAAGCGCGCGCCATCGAGCTGGCGCGGACCTGGCTCAATCGCGTCGGCCTGCTCGACCGCGCCGACGACGCGGCGGGCAATTTGCCCTATGGCGACCAGCGCAGGCTCGAGATCGCGCGCGCGATGTGTACTGAACCTGCGCTGCTCTGCCTCGACGAGCCCGCGGCCGGACTGAATGCGCGCGAGAGCGGCGGCCTCAACGAACTGCTGCTGTCGATCCGCAACGAACAGGGCACCTCGATCCTGCTGATCGAGCACGACATGTCGGTCGTGATGGAGATCTCCGATCACATCGTGGTCATGGACTACGGCGTCAAGATCGCCGAAGGCACGCCGCAAGCGGTGCGCGACGACCCCAAGGTGATCGCCGCCTATCTCGGCGCCGACGAGGAAGAGGCGATCGCCGTGATGGAGAGCGGCACGTGA
- a CDS encoding ABC transporter ATP-binding protein produces MSSAAATTPLLAVRGVRAAYGKIEALKGVDIEINRGEIVALIGANGAGKSTLMMTIFGRPRARAGRIEFDGHDITGVPTHEIARLRIAQSPEGRRIFPRMSVAENLQMGADATECSEAEREAGLERVFALFPRLKERVAQRGGTLSGGEQQMLAIGRALMSRPRLLMLDEPSLGLAPLIARQIFDAIRTLNRQDGLTVLIVEQNANHALKLAHRGYVMVNGLITLAGTGAELLQRPEIRAAYLEGGRRG; encoded by the coding sequence GTGAGCTCGGCAGCGGCAACCACACCCCTGCTCGCGGTGCGCGGCGTGCGTGCGGCGTATGGCAAGATCGAGGCGCTGAAGGGCGTCGACATCGAGATCAATCGAGGCGAGATCGTCGCGCTGATCGGCGCCAATGGCGCCGGCAAGTCGACGCTGATGATGACGATCTTCGGCCGGCCGCGCGCCCGCGCCGGCCGCATCGAATTCGACGGCCATGACATCACTGGCGTGCCGACCCACGAGATCGCGCGGCTGCGCATCGCGCAATCGCCCGAGGGCCGGCGGATCTTTCCGCGCATGAGCGTCGCGGAAAACCTGCAGATGGGCGCCGATGCCACCGAATGCAGCGAGGCCGAGCGCGAAGCCGGGCTGGAGCGCGTGTTCGCGCTGTTTCCGCGGCTGAAGGAGCGCGTCGCACAACGCGGCGGCACGCTCTCGGGCGGCGAGCAGCAGATGCTCGCGATCGGCCGCGCCCTGATGAGCCGGCCGCGCCTGTTGATGCTGGACGAGCCTTCGCTCGGCCTCGCGCCGCTGATCGCGCGCCAGATCTTCGATGCCATCCGCACGCTGAACCGGCAGGACGGCCTCACCGTGCTGATCGTCGAGCAGAACGCCAACCATGCGCTGAAGCTCGCCCATCGCGGCTACGTCATGGTCAACGGCCTGATCACGCTGGCCGGAACCGGCGCCGAATTGCTGCAGCGCCCGGAAATCCGCGCCGCCTATCTGGAAGGCGGCCGCCGCGGCTAG
- the livM gene encoding high-affinity branched-chain amino acid ABC transporter permease LivM translates to MSATSARPSHAAQPSGGAFILKKALISALVALVLFSLMIGVRTEAGPQGGLIYWTRFGDLAAMVATVFGGSIVVELLRQWWGPVDKDSIVPKPVQSAISFAGRWLAPALLVFTFLVPVIFYDQRYILDLSILVLTYVMLGWGLNVVVGLAGLLDLGYVAFYAVGAYSYALLATNFGLSFWVCLPLAGILAAFWGVLLGFPVLRLRGDYLAIVTLAFGEIIRLVIINWQSLTGGPNGVSGIPRPTMFGIPLTPGDDGLAAKLGIEFSPTHRLVFLFYLILAMALLTNWVTIRLRRLPIGRAWEALREDEVACRALGINTTTTKLTAFATGAMFGGLAGAFFATRQGFISPESFTFQESALVLAIVVLGGMGSQLGVALAALAMIGGFELFRGLDQYRMLVFGIAMVLLMIWRPRGLIGHRAPTVFLERNQAISSDLVKEGHG, encoded by the coding sequence GTGAGCGCGACCTCAGCCCGCCCCTCGCACGCCGCGCAGCCCTCGGGCGGCGCCTTCATTCTCAAGAAAGCCCTGATCAGCGCATTGGTCGCGCTGGTGCTGTTCTCGCTGATGATCGGCGTGCGCACCGAGGCCGGACCGCAAGGCGGCCTGATCTACTGGACGCGGTTCGGCGACCTCGCCGCGATGGTCGCCACCGTGTTCGGCGGCAGCATCGTCGTCGAGTTGCTGCGGCAATGGTGGGGGCCGGTCGACAAGGACAGCATTGTGCCGAAGCCGGTGCAATCGGCGATCTCGTTCGCCGGCCGCTGGCTGGCGCCCGCGCTCCTGGTGTTCACCTTCCTCGTACCCGTCATCTTCTACGACCAGCGCTACATTCTCGACCTGTCGATCCTGGTCCTGACCTATGTGATGCTGGGATGGGGATTGAACGTCGTGGTCGGCCTCGCCGGCCTGCTCGACCTCGGCTATGTCGCCTTCTATGCGGTCGGCGCCTATTCCTACGCGCTGCTTGCGACCAATTTCGGATTGTCGTTCTGGGTCTGCCTGCCGCTCGCCGGCATCCTCGCGGCGTTCTGGGGCGTGCTGCTCGGCTTCCCGGTGCTGCGGCTGCGCGGCGATTATCTGGCGATCGTGACGCTCGCTTTCGGCGAGATCATCCGCCTCGTCATCATCAACTGGCAGAGCCTGACCGGCGGCCCCAACGGCGTATCGGGGATTCCCCGCCCGACCATGTTCGGCATTCCGCTGACGCCGGGCGATGACGGGCTCGCCGCCAAGCTCGGCATCGAGTTCTCGCCGACCCACCGCCTCGTCTTCCTGTTCTATCTGATCCTGGCGATGGCGCTGCTCACCAACTGGGTGACCATCCGGCTGCGGCGGCTGCCGATCGGCCGCGCCTGGGAGGCGCTGCGCGAGGACGAGGTCGCCTGCCGCGCGCTCGGCATCAACACCACGACCACCAAGCTGACGGCATTCGCGACCGGCGCGATGTTCGGCGGCCTCGCCGGCGCGTTCTTCGCCACGCGGCAGGGCTTCATCAGCCCGGAATCCTTCACCTTCCAGGAATCGGCGCTGGTGCTGGCGATCGTCGTGCTCGGCGGCATGGGCTCGCAGCTCGGCGTCGCGCTTGCCGCGCTCGCCATGATCGGCGGCTTCGAATTGTTCCGCGGCCTCGATCAATACCGCATGCTGGTGTTCGGCATCGCGATGGTGCTGTTGATGATCTGGCGGCCGCGCGGGCTGATCGGCCATCGCGCGCCCACCGTGTTCCTGGAGCGCAACCAGGCGATCTCCTCCGACCTCGTCAAGGAGGGCCACGGATGA